In Oryzias latipes chromosome 10, ASM223467v1, the genomic window accAGCACGGATGAGCAAAACAAAGATGTCCACGGAatctagttgtctgcaagtgaatgcatctgaatggagcggagcaaggagTTGATTGTACAACTGTATTTTATATGTAACAACtagaagcttttttaaacatttttttttatctgctcctgatttataatgatttgaatgaggaaaactcagaaatgaaataattgtctttatatatgtcctccatcatgagaaaaaacctacaagaacatgttaaaaacacgattttcattgaagtgggtctttaatgtagATTTTCTAACTCTGTGTCCAAGATATctgtgttattaaaaaaaaagctgctgtcaGTTGGGATAAATTACTACTGTAATTTAATCTACAGTAAAGATTTAATCTGATGAATAGATTCTCCATAAACCTAAATTGTTATACATATAAAATACAACCTAAAATGTTATACACTGGTCCCTGTGAAATTTagcatgtttgtgtttcttctagtgcattgtgttctgcgtcctgattggctgtactGTATAGGATGTGTTTAGCTAGAAAAGATTATCTTTGTTTTCAGTCTATACTACACTTTTTTCCatgaaggtttaaactttgagtttgagaggaaagaaaatataaaaatgttcatatctGTCAGATATGTCATATGTCAAATACATTCTATCAGAGAAAAGAGTATAAAATGTgaagtgaggggttttacatccttaaaacatctataactattgtaaaaaataaagaatgactactggttatttttagaacgtaactcccaCAGTGATGAGGGATAAATGTGATCCAGATCACGTTTTTGTTTTCGCTTTAATTCATTTCTTTATATTATTTTACCTGTTTCCACACACGTTGGTCTGCACAGTTAAGTCATTTCTGACTGAGCGGTCTGTGACTGTAGCATCAGACCAGTGACCCGCTACTATTCCGTTTATGTTGTAGAAAAGTAGACAGGGCGTGACTTTATGACTCTTTCTTTTGCAATTCCTCACACGAGAGGAATTAATGTGTTTGCAGAAAATATGTGAAAGCTTTAAGAGATTCTGTTAAACAGCAGCATTGGTAATTTCGggattataaatgaaaaatgagcacattttgtttaattcaaAGTCATCTCTGCAGAATTCTGCAGAAATCAGTGGCTTTTATCTAGATGTGACTGACTGTTATTGTGTTAATGGTCATCATGGTCTGACTGTCAGATCCAGGTGAGGTTTGCATCACTGGTGTAAAGACTGTTGCAGAAAACTGCAAACCATTTTTGATAATTTAATGTAAAATCAAATAAAGTACATGTATATATGATCTATTAAAAATGCAGAATTGCATGGCTTATTTCAGGTGAGAAATcctaaacaatttattttttatgaaattctATGCCAATTAAAACAATAGTGATCTATGGGATCCCATTGCATGAAAAACACTATTAGAAAACACCAACCTTGTGCTTTTATATTAGAGAAACCAGATGATCTTATGTCACCCTGAAATAATAAATGTGTCAAATTTCCCACAAGGCATGTGCTCAGAATAGGTGTATGTGTTTTATAATTGCTACTATAGGGAGATTtgtttgatgtattttaaatgGGGGAAAAAGTTCTACAAGTCATTTCTAGCCTTCTTCTGATTATGAGGAACTATCATTAATTGTATGaatcaaaagttttttattgTCCAATCTAAAATCAAAAGTCTAGACTGATAATTACAGACTTTAGTGAGCAATTTCactcattttttacttttattttgcttatgGCTACTGTCTGCTTCCAGCTTTTCACAGAGTATGGGCGTCTTGCCTTGGACGAGATATTTCAGAAACCCTTCCAGGTACAGGAGAGATCATGTCAGgttacactttttcattgttttcaatGAACGTTTGGTCATCAGTGCTGCTCCTCTGTCCCTCCAGTCCTTGATGTTTCTGGTGAGAGACTGGAGTTTTCCGTATGAGTACAAGTACGGCTTCAAGGGTGGAAACGATTTCCTGGATAAGCGATTACAGGTTCCATTCTTTCTCAAACTACCAGTTTTCTCCACACTGATAGTTTTCTCCCTGGTAAAATGAGGGTTGAAAATGTTTCCTCTCATAGGTGAAGGAGACCCAACACGAAGAGCTGCAGACAGTCAGGGAGCACATCCATTCCTGCTTCACCAACATCTCCTGCTTTTTGCTGCCTCATCCGGGGTTGAAGGTTGCCACCAGCCCTGCTTTTAAGGGACAACTTTGTGGTAAAATCCTAAAGTGACCTCATTTCTAATATTCAGAATACAGTGCAGAGCAGTgattggaggtttttttttctctcaacagATGTGTCCCCAGAATTCAAAGAGCAGCTGCAGAGTCTGATTCCTAAACTGCTGCATCCAGATTGGCTGACTGAGAAAGAGATAAACGGAAACAAAGTCACGTGTCGAGGCCTGCTCGAGTTCTTCAAGGTAAATAATCCCCTTCGCAAATCTGCTGATGCAGAACCCGATTGTCatgtgctttcatttctgtgtaACCAGGCGTACATAAAGATCTATCAGGGAGAAGACCTGCCTCAACCAAAAACGATGCTTATGGTATGAACAGTATCCCATTTGAATAGGTTGTATGTTTTTTACCCCAATGTAAACATGTATGTTTAACCCTCAAGGCTACAGCGGAGGCCAACAACCTGGCAGCAGTGGCAGCAGCTAAAGATCAGTATCAGAAGAACATGGAGAAGGTGACTTTATACACCTTACACACATTATAATCTGATGATGAACTGGCTTTCAGCTCACTCTTGGGCTACATGTGTCATTTGTAACAGGTGTGTGGGGGCGACCTCCCATACGTGGCTCCTGAGTCACTGCGGGAGAAACATAGCTTCTTCTTTAAAGAGGCTATTCACGCCTTTTCATCCACAAAGAAGATGGGCGGGCAGGAGTTTTGCGACCGTTACCAAGCGCAGCTACAAAAAGAGCTGGAAGAAATGTGGCAGTCCTTGAGCAAGCacaatgaggttttttttttcgtttggattattttatgtggagataatgaaacaaaaatatgatttgCTCCCATTTTCCCTTGATTGGTCTCCGGCATCAGCTCTGTTTTCTCTCGTAGTCTAAAAACATCTTCAGCGCCTTCCGGACTCCTGCCGTGCTCTTCGTCCTGGTCTGCCTCCTCTACGTGCTGTCGGGCGTCTTGCTCTTTGTCGGCCTGTCCACTTTCGCCCTGGCGTGTGACTACAGTTTGGGCTTGATCATGATTGCCATGCTGACTTGGGCCTTCATCCGCTATTCTGGCCAGTACCGGGGTGTGGGTGTGGCCATCGACCAAGCTGCAGGTGTTGTTCTGGAGCAGGTAGGAAGAAACGGGCTGGCCGCTTGTTTTGCTGTCGTCACTGTTATGTGCCTTTTAAATCCACTAGAGGGAGCAATTGGTGCTTAAAAACTCCAACGTATGATTGatttaaatcagtgtttttcaaccagtgtgccgtgggagatggtc contains:
- the LOC101173476 gene encoding atlastin-3, with amino-acid sequence MVVVVSPKKIQSFPDFHELVLKQPRDQAFSRMGIKPGPVQIITVSKDDHSFELNTEALSQILLAPEVRDKHVVVLSVAGAFRKGKSFLLDFMIRYMHRKEDKNWLGRDDEPLTGFSWRGGSEPETTGIQLWSEVFVVQKSDGTEVAVVLMDTQGAFDDQSTVRDCATIFALSTMTSSIQIYNLSQNVQEDDLQQLQLFTEYGRLALDEIFQKPFQSLMFLVRDWSFPYEYKYGFKGGNDFLDKRLQVKETQHEELQTVREHIHSCFTNISCFLLPHPGLKVATSPAFKGQLCDVSPEFKEQLQSLIPKLLHPDWLTEKEINGNKVTCRGLLEFFKAYIKIYQGEDLPQPKTMLMATAEANNLAAVAAAKDQYQKNMEKVCGGDLPYVAPESLREKHSFFFKEAIHAFSSTKKMGGQEFCDRYQAQLQKELEEMWQSLSKHNESKNIFSAFRTPAVLFVLVCLLYVLSGVLLFVGLSTFALACDYSLGLIMIAMLTWAFIRYSGQYRGVGVAIDQAAGVVLEQATVVLNKSRGANAINLKKSN